A genomic window from Lentibacter algarum includes:
- a CDS encoding protein meaA, producing MSQAQTPTSKDRPWLIRTYAGHSTAAASNALYRSNLAKGQTGLSVAFDLPTQTGYDSDHVLSRGEVGKVGVPVCHLGDMRALFKDIPLEQMNTSMTINATAPWLLSLYIAVAEEQGADVSALQGTVQNDLIKEYLSRGTYVCPPAPSLKMIGDVAEYCYTHVPKWNPMNVCSYHLQEAGATPEQELAFALATAIAVLDELKPRVPAEDFPALCGRISFFVNAGIRFVTEMCKMRAFVDLWDEILLERYGVTDAKFRRFRYGVQVNSLGLTEQQPENNVYRILIEMLAVTLSKKARARAVQLPAWNEALGLPRPWDQQWSMRMQQIMAFETDLLEYDDLFDGNPAVDAKVEALKAGTRQELAGLDGMGGAIKAIDYMKAQLVTSNAERLGRIEAGETVVVGVNKYTQTEPSPLMSADGGIMTVDPATEAEQINRLTEWRAARDEAAVQSALTALRDAAAKGENIMPASIVAAKAGATTGEWAAQMRAVHGEYRGPTGVSPSPSNKTEGLDDLRAAVDHVSDKLGRRLAFLIGKPGLDGHSNGAEQIAYRARDCGMSITYDGIRLTPEELVRAAEEQGSHVVGLSILSGSHIPLVEELMERMNAAGLAHIPVIVGGIIPDDDAKRLLAMGVARVYTPKDFELNTIMMDVVTLADPKAEAAE from the coding sequence ATGTCCCAAGCGCAAACCCCGACCAGCAAAGACCGCCCTTGGCTCATCCGCACCTACGCGGGCCATTCAACAGCGGCGGCCTCAAACGCGCTCTACCGCTCCAATCTTGCGAAAGGTCAGACAGGCCTCTCGGTTGCCTTCGATCTGCCCACCCAAACAGGCTATGACAGCGATCACGTTCTATCGCGTGGTGAAGTGGGTAAAGTGGGCGTCCCCGTCTGCCACTTGGGCGATATGCGCGCATTGTTCAAAGATATTCCACTGGAGCAAATGAACACGTCGATGACGATCAACGCGACAGCGCCTTGGCTTTTGTCGCTCTATATCGCCGTCGCTGAAGAACAAGGCGCCGATGTGAGCGCGCTGCAAGGCACGGTTCAGAATGATCTGATCAAAGAATACCTCAGCCGCGGCACATATGTTTGTCCGCCTGCGCCGAGCCTCAAGATGATCGGCGATGTGGCAGAGTATTGCTACACCCATGTTCCCAAATGGAACCCGATGAATGTCTGCTCATATCACCTGCAAGAAGCGGGTGCGACGCCCGAGCAGGAGCTTGCCTTTGCTCTGGCCACAGCCATTGCAGTCCTTGATGAGCTTAAGCCTCGCGTCCCTGCCGAGGACTTTCCTGCGCTGTGCGGACGTATCTCGTTTTTCGTGAACGCAGGCATCCGCTTTGTCACCGAAATGTGCAAAATGCGCGCCTTTGTCGACCTCTGGGATGAAATCCTGCTGGAGCGCTACGGTGTCACAGACGCCAAGTTCCGCCGCTTCCGCTATGGCGTACAAGTAAACTCGCTTGGCCTTACAGAGCAGCAACCAGAGAACAACGTCTACCGTATCCTGATCGAAATGCTCGCCGTGACTTTGAGCAAAAAAGCCCGCGCCCGTGCTGTGCAGCTTCCTGCGTGGAATGAGGCCCTCGGCCTGCCCCGCCCTTGGGATCAGCAATGGTCGATGCGGATGCAGCAAATCATGGCCTTTGAAACCGATCTCTTGGAATATGACGATCTCTTTGATGGCAACCCTGCTGTCGACGCTAAAGTCGAAGCCCTCAAAGCCGGCACCCGCCAAGAACTCGCAGGGCTTGATGGCATGGGCGGTGCGATCAAGGCGATTGACTATATGAAAGCCCAACTGGTGACCTCAAACGCCGAGCGCTTGGGCCGCATTGAAGCTGGCGAAACCGTTGTTGTCGGTGTGAACAAATATACACAAACCGAGCCAAGCCCGCTGATGAGCGCCGATGGCGGCATTATGACGGTGGATCCTGCCACAGAGGCCGAACAAATCAACCGCCTCACAGAGTGGCGTGCCGCACGCGACGAGGCTGCTGTTCAATCTGCTCTCACTGCGCTGCGCGACGCCGCTGCAAAGGGCGAGAATATCATGCCCGCCTCAATCGTGGCTGCCAAGGCAGGCGCGACAACAGGCGAATGGGCCGCCCAGATGCGCGCAGTCCACGGCGAATACCGTGGGCCAACGGGCGTCTCGCCCTCTCCTTCAAACAAGACCGAAGGGCTGGATGATTTGCGTGCCGCCGTCGATCACGTCTCAGACAAGCTGGGCCGCCGCCTTGCCTTTCTCATTGGCAAGCCGGGTCTGGACGGCCACAGCAATGGCGCCGAACAGATCGCTTATCGCGCCCGCGACTGCGGCATGAGCATCACCTATGATGGCATTCGCCTAACGCCTGAAGAGCTCGTGCGCGCGGCTGAAGAACAGGGGTCCCATGTGGTTGGCCTCTCGATCCTCTCGGGCAGCCATATCCCCCTCGTCGAAGAGCTGATGGAGCGGATGAATGCCGCTGGCCTTGCACATATCCCTGTCATAGTCGGCGGGATTATCCCAGATGACGACGCCAAACGCCTGCTGGCAATGGGCGTGGCGCGCGTTTACACGCCCAAGGATTTCGAGCTCAACACCATCATGATGGATGTGGTCACGCTGGCTGATCCAAAGGCCGAAGCCGCCGAATAG
- a CDS encoding 1-acyl-sn-glycerol-3-phosphate acyltransferase, protein MFQPVALPLWLLVVILLFAAVTFASHFLFPSVRWFFRRRMEKAVAQLNTRLTRPIEPFKLARRHDMIQRLIYDGEVWAAISEHARAEGVPENVAFERARRYAREIVPSFSATLYYGFAIRFARFLSRKLYRVRLGHHAADTLGSIDRNATVVFVMNHRSNMDYVLVTYLAAEQSALSYAVGEWARVWPLSRLIRAMGAYFIRRRSRGELYRRVLARYVALATEGGVTQAVFPEGGLSLDGALAKPKLGILRYIVDGYDAEERDVVFIPVAINYDRVFEDKILVAAGQRGDRRFGARISVVVKYIWRITWRWATGRYHRFGYAAVSFGAPLSLRAFAGTKPPLIEDLASDLMQRIGAVVPVLPVPLAASVFLSAKAPLSFAEYSEAFCAVIEAMPEAHIHAPREDMDYAVEYGLRNLVARGFVNETEGVYSATDEGRPLLQYYANSIAHLLR, encoded by the coding sequence ATGTTTCAGCCCGTTGCCCTTCCGCTTTGGCTTTTGGTGGTTATTCTGCTCTTTGCAGCGGTAACCTTCGCCTCGCATTTTCTCTTTCCTTCGGTGCGCTGGTTCTTTCGCCGCCGTATGGAAAAGGCCGTGGCCCAGCTCAATACGCGTCTGACGCGTCCGATTGAGCCGTTCAAGCTGGCACGGCGGCACGATATGATCCAGCGGCTGATTTATGACGGTGAAGTTTGGGCTGCAATCTCAGAGCATGCACGCGCTGAGGGTGTGCCTGAAAACGTGGCCTTTGAACGTGCGCGCCGCTACGCCCGCGAGATTGTGCCCTCTTTCAGCGCAACGCTTTACTACGGCTTCGCGATCCGCTTTGCGCGATTTCTCAGCCGCAAGCTGTACCGCGTGCGCCTTGGCCATCATGCTGCTGATACGCTTGGGAGCATTGACCGCAACGCCACTGTTGTCTTCGTGATGAACCATCGCAGCAATATGGACTATGTCCTCGTTACCTATCTTGCAGCTGAGCAGAGCGCGCTGTCCTATGCGGTGGGCGAGTGGGCGCGGGTCTGGCCGCTGTCGCGCCTCATCCGTGCAATGGGCGCATATTTCATCCGCCGCCGCTCGCGGGGCGAGCTCTATCGCCGTGTGCTTGCGCGTTATGTGGCGCTGGCCACAGAGGGCGGCGTGACCCAAGCGGTCTTCCCCGAGGGTGGGCTGTCCCTTGACGGGGCGTTGGCAAAGCCCAAGCTCGGCATTCTGCGCTATATTGTAGACGGTTATGATGCCGAAGAGCGCGATGTCGTCTTTATCCCAGTGGCGATCAACTATGATCGCGTCTTTGAAGACAAGATCCTCGTGGCGGCGGGCCAGCGCGGTGATAGGCGCTTTGGCGCGCGTATCTCTGTTGTGGTGAAATATATCTGGCGCATCACATGGCGGTGGGCGACAGGGCGGTATCACCGCTTTGGTTATGCTGCGGTGAGCTTTGGTGCGCCTCTCTCGCTGCGCGCCTTTGCGGGCACAAAGCCCCCCTTGATTGAAGATTTGGCCAGTGATTTGATGCAGCGGATCGGTGCGGTTGTGCCTGTCTTGCCAGTGCCGCTGGCGGCGAGCGTTTTTCTGAGCGCCAAAGCCCCCCTGAGCTTTGCGGAGTATAGCGAGGCCTTTTGTGCTGTGATTGAAGCCATGCCCGAAGCGCATATCCACGCCCCGCGCGAGGATATGGACTACGCAGTGGAGTATGGCCTGCGCAATCTCGTAGCGCGTGGTTTTGTGAACGAGACAGAGGGCGTCTATTCGGCGACAGACGAGGGCAGGCCTTTGTTGCAATATTACGCGAACTCCATTGCACATTTGCTGCGCTAG
- the ccrA gene encoding crotonyl-CoA carboxylase/reductase produces the protein MALDTETGVTPYEAPEKDLYEVGEMPPLGYVPKQMYAWAIRRERHGEPDKSFQVEVVDTPILDSHEVLVLVMAAGVNYNGVWAGLGVPISPFDSHGQDYHIAGSDASGIVWAVGSAVKNWKVGDEVVIHCNQDDGDDEECNGGDPMYSPSQRIWGYETPDGSFAQFTNVQAQQLLPRPKHLTWEESACYTLTLATAYRMLFGHHPHELKPGQNVLVWGASGGLGSYAIQLINAAGGNAIGVISDEDKREFVMGLGAKGVINRKDFNCWGQLPTVNTPEYAEWFKETRKFGKAIWDITGKGNNVDIVFEHPGEATFPVSTFVCKKGGMIVICAGTSGFNCTFDVRYLWMHQKRIQGSHFAHLKQAASANRLMIERRLDPCMSEVFSWADIPAAHIKMMRNEHKPGNMSVLVQSPKTGLRTLDDVVAAGK, from the coding sequence ATGGCCTTGGACACCGAAACAGGCGTAACGCCTTACGAAGCGCCCGAAAAAGACCTTTATGAAGTTGGCGAAATGCCGCCTCTCGGCTACGTGCCAAAGCAGATGTATGCTTGGGCCATCCGCCGCGAGCGTCACGGCGAGCCTGACAAGAGCTTTCAGGTCGAGGTGGTCGATACACCCATTCTGGACAGCCATGAAGTTTTGGTTTTGGTCATGGCCGCTGGCGTCAACTACAATGGCGTCTGGGCAGGCCTCGGTGTTCCGATCAGCCCGTTTGACAGCCATGGACAAGATTATCACATCGCAGGCTCTGACGCTTCAGGGATCGTTTGGGCTGTAGGCTCGGCCGTGAAAAACTGGAAAGTCGGCGACGAAGTTGTCATCCACTGCAACCAAGATGATGGCGACGACGAAGAGTGCAACGGCGGCGATCCGATGTATTCCCCAAGCCAGCGCATCTGGGGCTATGAAACACCTGACGGCTCTTTTGCCCAGTTCACCAATGTGCAAGCACAGCAGCTTCTGCCGCGCCCCAAGCACCTCACATGGGAAGAGAGCGCCTGCTATACGCTTACGCTTGCCACAGCATACCGCATGCTCTTTGGCCATCACCCCCACGAGCTTAAGCCTGGTCAGAATGTTCTGGTCTGGGGTGCGTCGGGCGGCCTTGGCTCCTATGCAATCCAGCTGATCAATGCTGCAGGCGGCAACGCTATCGGTGTGATCTCGGACGAAGACAAACGCGAGTTTGTCATGGGTCTTGGCGCCAAAGGCGTGATCAACCGCAAAGATTTCAACTGCTGGGGTCAGCTACCCACAGTGAACACGCCAGAATACGCCGAATGGTTCAAAGAGACCCGCAAGTTCGGCAAGGCGATCTGGGACATCACGGGCAAGGGCAACAACGTCGACATCGTTTTTGAACATCCTGGTGAGGCGACATTCCCAGTCTCCACATTCGTTTGCAAAAAGGGCGGCATGATCGTGATTTGCGCAGGCACATCTGGCTTCAACTGTACGTTCGATGTCCGCTACCTCTGGATGCACCAGAAGCGCATCCAAGGCAGCCACTTTGCCCACCTCAAGCAAGCCGCTTCGGCCAACCGCTTGATGATTGAGCGCCGTCTTGATCCTTGCATGTCCGAAGTGTTCTCTTGGGCCGATATTCCTGCGGC